The DNA sequence GCGCCACTTTCGCCCGGTGGCCCGCTTTCAGGGTCCGCCTGGCCTGTATCCCGTTTACCATGACATTGTGCTCTACCGGGCCGACAAGGGCCTGTATGGCGCGATCCAACAACTGGCCCGCCAGTGGCACGAACAGGGAAGCACCGCCGAGCGTGGATGGCGAAAACGTTAAAAAACGAGAGGCGTTCGCTCGCTCGTGCCCATGGGTGTCGAGGGGCCGCAAGAGGAGGGGGAGCCGCGTGAAGGCTGCATCGGCGTTTGAAGTGGTCGCCGCGAGGGCGTGGAACGTGTTGAACGAGGGAAAACCCTTCACCCCGGTGTTTGTGGCTGCCCTCTGGTTGGTGTGGCATGCGCCGGCGTGGGACAGCCTGACCTTTTGGAAGGCGGTGCTGGGCGTCGCCGTGGCGGTCGCTCCCCTTGCGGCTGCTGTGGTGTGGTGGGATTTCCCCCTGCACCTGCGCGCCTTCCTTTTGCTCCCGCTGGCCGTTTCGCTCTGGGTGTACCCCCTGCCGCCGCTTGGGCTGGTGCTCGCCGCCCTCGGCGCGTACGGGTTCTTTACGGTCTTTTTTTGGGGAACGCTGTACTACCGGTTGCGCATCGGGACGCCGTGGACCAACTTTACGCGGTTTTGGAAGCTGGTGCTGAAAAACAGCGATTCGACCAGCGGGAATGCCCGGGAGCAAATCCCGAAAGTCTTGCTCCTGCTCGTGGCGAGCGAAGGCGCATACGCGGTCCTCGCGGGATCCGGTTCACCCCTGTGGGACGGGCGCACGTTCTGGGCGCTGCATGCCGCCTTTACGGGGCTCTACGCCCTCTACGCGTGGGCGGTGCATCGGCGCCTGTTTACGTGGAAGCCGGCCGAGTATCCCCGTTACACGGAGATGCCCGACGCGGTGCCGCCGGCGGTGGACCGCGTCTACGTGGTGGTGATCGACGGGTGCCGCAAAGACCGCCTGGCCGAGGCGCATACCCCCTTTCTCGATCGGCTGGCGGCGGAAGGCACGGTGTACGAGGCGATGGAGACCGTGTACCCGGCGCGCACGGTGGTCTGCTTTTCATCCATGTTGACCGGGACCTATCCCGCCGAACACGGGATTCACAGCAATCTGGTGTGGCGGCTCGGCGTGCGGTGCGAGAGCATCTTTGACAGCCTGCGCAAGGCGGACAAGCGGGGCGTGCTGGTGGGCATCGCCCACTTGATTGACGCCTTTGGCGACGACGTGGCCAGCGTCACCGCGGTGATGCCAAACGACGAGGCCGATGGCCGCATCATGGCCCGCGCGCGGCAGATCGTCACCGAGGAGGACCCGGACCTCCTGGTCGTGCAGCTGATCGCCGTGGACCAGACGGGGCACAGCCGGGGACCGCTGTACGACGAATACCGACAAAAAATCGAGGAGGCCGACGCGCACATCGCCGCCTTCTACGAATGGCTCCGCGAGCGGGGGAAGCTGGACCGGGCCGTGTTCATCGTCTGCGCCGACCACGGGCAGTCGGACGGCATTGGCGGCCATGCCCATCTCGCCGAGGGGGAGCGGTTTGTGCCCTTTCTCGTCCACGGCACGGGCGTGGTACGAGGAAAGGTGGTGGCAGAGCCCCGCAGCCTCGTCTCCCTGGCGCCGACTCTCGCCTGGCTACTGCGGGCGCCGCTGCCCAATCGGTCGCGCGGCCCGGTGCTAACCGAGGCCTTCGCTGTGCAAAGCGGCGAGCGGGTGCGGCCAAATGGCTCTGTGGCGAGCGAAAGGAGGACGGGCACATGATGCGGTGCGTGGTGATCATCCCGGCGTACAATGAAGAAGCCGCAGTGGGTGACGTGATCCGCCGCGTGCCCCGGGTGATTGACGACGCCGTCCGCGTCTCGATCCTGGTTATCGACGACGGTTCGACCGACGGCACGGCAGCCGTGGCCAAAGCGGCCGGTGCCGACGAGGTGATCTCCTTTTCCGCCAACCGCGGCCTGGGAGCGGCCATCCGTGAGGGCTTGCGCCTGGCCCATGCGCGCGGCGCCGACGTGGCGGTGATGATCGATGCCGATGGCGAGTATCCGCCCGAGGCCATCCCCGAACTCGTTCGGCCGATCCTGCGCGGCGAAGCCGATTACGTGTTGGGCTCGCGCTTCAAGGGCACGATCCGCGGGATGCGCCTTTCGCGCCGCATTGGGAACTGGGCGTTTACGCTGCTTCAGGCGCTCCTCCTCCGGCGGTGGATTTGGGACGGCCAGACGGGGATGCGCGCCTTCAGCCGGGAGGCGTTGGGCGATGTGGAGATCGTGCACGATTACAACTATGCCCAGGTGATGACGCTCAACCTCGTGCGCAAGGGGTATCGCCTGCTCGAGGTGCCCATCGCCTATCGTGTCCGCACGACGGGCACGTCGTTTATCCGCTATGGCGAATACCTGCGCCGCGTTTTGCCGGCCATGTGGAAGGAGCTGCGGCGTCCGGTTCAGCGTCGGTCGGCGCGGCCACACCCCGAAGGCGCCGCCAGAAACGGCATAGAACCGAGGGAGGCCGCTGGCGACGCGCGGCGGGTGGTGTAGGCGCATCGCCGGGGTATGCGGTGACCGGAATCGGTCCATACTGCTAAAAAATCGGAAAACAAGCGGAACAAGGAGGTTCAGGGGTGAGCCGCGACCGCAACCCGTGTATCGTGTGCGGATTGGTGCATCCGGAAGGCATTACCGTATGGCGGGCCTTCATTTGCCGGCGCTGCGAGCGGGAAATGGTGCGCACGGACGTGCATGACGAGCGGTACCGCTACTTTGTGCAACGCATGCGGCGCATCTTGTGGAAAAAAGACGCGTGAGGCTTGTCGCAGAGGCCACGCAGCGGGTCTCTGCCTTTTTTTCGGGGAGGGGAGACGGATGGCAAGCGACCGCCACGCGCGGGCTCCGCTGTTCGAGGCGCTGGTGCGCCATGCGCAAGCGGCGCGCGGCTGGTTTCATGTGCCGGGTCACCGCGGTGGCCCGGGGTTCGATCCGCGCGCCCGGCATTGGTTCGCGCCCCTTTTGCGCCTCGATGTGACCGAGCTGCCGGGATTGGATGACTTGCACCAACCGGAAGGGGTCATTGCCGACGCGCAAACCCTGGCGGCCGAAGCCTTTGGGGCCGAGGAAACGTTCTTTTTGGTCGGCGGGAGCACCGTGGGCAATCTCGCCATGGTGTGGGCGACATGCCGCTCGGGGGACAAAATTCTCATCCAGCGCAACAGCCACAAGTCGGTCTTCCATGCCGTCCGCCTGGCCGGGGCGATTCCGGTGTTGCTTGCGCCGCGGTATGCCGCGCGGTGGGACGTGCCTGTCGGCGTCGACGCCGACCTGCTCGACCGCGCGCTGCGCGAACACCCTGACGCCAAAGCCGTGCTCGTCACCAATCCCACCTATTACGGCATGGCCGTCGATCTGGCGCCGCTGGCCGCGGTGGCCCATGCTCGCGGCGTGCCGCTTCTCGTCGACGAAGCCCACGGCGCCCATTTCGCCTTTACGCCCGGCGCGCCGCCGACGGCGCTGGCCTCTGGCGCCGATGCCGTCGTGCAGTCGGCTCACAAGACGCTGGGGGCGATGACGATGGGCGCGTACCTGCACGTTCAAGGCAACCGCGTGGACCGCCGGCGGCTGCGCGAGGCGCTGCGCATGCTCCAGACCTCCAGCCCCTCGTATCCCGTGCTGGCTTCCCTCGACTTGGCCCGCCGCCACGCCGTGCGCCACGGGCACGCGGCCTTTGCCCGCGCGGCGGAGCTGGCGCGGCGCCTGCGCGAGCGGGTCAATCGCCTCGAAGGGCTATCGGCGCCCGATCCGGCGCGTCCCGAGCCCGATTGGGCGGCGCTTGATCCGCTCAAGGTCCTGGTGCACCTCGAACCCAAGCTGCGTCGGGCGGGTGGGACGGGATATGCCGTGGCGGACCACCTGGCAAGAGCGGGCGTGTACGTGGAGCTGGCCGATCCGGTGAACGTGCTCCTTCTCTTGACGGCAGGAACGGAGACGGCGGAAGTCGAAAGGGTAGAACAAGCATTGGCCGCCTGGGCGCAGGCGCTTCTGTCGCGCGCGCCGGCCGATGGGCGGTCCGATGCCCTGGATCGGCTGCCGCCGCCCGTCTACCCGCCCGTATCGGTTGTGTCCGCGCCGCCCGAGGGCGCGCAGCCCATGGCCGTTCCCCTCGAGGCGGCGCTCGGCTTGGTCAGCGCGGAGATGATCGTGCCGTACCCGCCGGGTGTGCCGGCGGTGCTGCCCGGGGAGCGGTTCGGCGCGGAGACGGTGGCCTATCTCCGCGCCGTGCGTGACGGCGGCGGACGTGTCCAGGGAGCAGCCGATCCCACCCTCGCCACGGTGCGGGTGTGGCCCAATGCGTAGCCCGGCGGAAGCAGTCCGTCGAGGAGATGGGAAAGGGGAACCCCGTGTGGCAAGCGGATTGTTCATCACCTTTGAGGGACCCGATGGAGCCGGAAAGACAACGCAGCTGCGCCGGTTGGCGTCCTTTCTCGCCCCGCGCCTTAAGCGGCCGGTGATCACCACGCGGGAGCCGGGCGGGACGCGCATTGGCGACGCCATCCGCGCCATCCTGCTCGACCCGGCGCATGTCGAGCTGTGCCGCGAAGCGGAGGTGCTGCTCTACGCGGCGTCGCGGGCGCAGCACGTGGCCGAACGCATTCGGCCGGCGCTAGCGGCGGGGGCGGTGGTCCTCTGCGATCGGTATGTCGACGCCTCGCTGGCGTATCAGGCGGCCGGCCTGGGCGTGGATCCGGCCGTTGTGGCGGCGATCAACCGTTTTGCCACTGGCGGCCTTCTCCCGCACCGCACGTACCTCCTCGACATCGACCCGGCCGAGGGCTTGCGCCGCGTGCGGGCGCGCCGTGGGCAGGGCGCCGACCGCATTGAGCAAAAAGCGCTCGCCTATCACCAGCGGGTGCGCGAGGCGTTCCTCCGCTTGGCCGCCAACGATCCGCAGCGCATCCGCGTCCTGGACGCCAGCCGGCCGGAGGAGGAGATTGCCCGGGAAATTGCGGCCGACTGCTGGGCGCTGTGTCGGCGGCTGCAGCTTGAAACGGGGGGATCGAAGGATGAAGCTGGTTGTGGCGGTGGTCCAGGACAAGGATAGCCACGCGCTGGCCCAAGCGCTCATCGCGAAGGGCTACCGCGCCACAAAGCTGGCCAGCACCGGCGGATTTTTGCGCAGCGGCAACACCACCTTTCTCATCGGCGTGGACGACGCGCACGTCGACGCGGTGTTGGCCCTCATCGAGGAGACGTGCCGCCGCCGCACCCAGCTGGCGCCGCCGTCGGCGATGAGCGGCGAAACGGAATCCTTTGCGCCATACCCGGTGGAAGTGCCGGTGGGCGGGGCGACGGTGTTCGTCTTGCCCGTTGACCGGTTCGTGCACCTGTGAGCCCGTGTTGCCGGCGGTGGAAGGAGGGCAAGACGGTGAAAATCGACCACCTCGGGCCTTTGCGCCCAAGCGCCGCCTTGAAGCCGGCGGCGCGCGCGTCGAGCGGCTCGTCCTTTGCCGATGTTCTCGACGACGAACGCCGGCGCTTGGCGAAAGCCGCCTATGCGCAGCTGCTTGGCGACATTGAACGGCAGGGCCAAAAGCTGGCCCACACGCGCAGCGCGCGGGACTTGCTCGCGTACAAGGCGCTGATCCAGCGGTTTGTGCGCGAGGTGGTCGATCGCGCGCTGGCGTTCGAGGCGCGGCACGGACAGGATCGACGGCGCCGTCCGCGCGTGTACAAGCTCCTTCGCGTGCTCGACGAAAAGCTGCTCGAGCTCTCCCAAGCGGTGCTCGCGAAGGAGACGCCACGCGTGGAACTTCTGGCGCGCATCGGGGAAATCCACGGCCTGTTGGTCAACTTGTGCGTCTAGCGCAGGAGGCGAGGACGATGGCGTGGCGCGATGTATCGGGACAAGAGCCGATCGCAACGCGGCTTCGCGCGGCGTTGCGCCTGGGGCGCGTGGCCCACGCTTACCTGTTTGCCGGACCGCGCGGCGTGGGCAAGAAGAGAATGGCCCGGGAGCTGGCCAAGGCCCTCGTGTGCGCGCGCGGCGGAGACGAGGCGTGCGACGCGTGCCGCGAGTGCCGACGCGTGGAGGACGGCAACCACCCGGACGTGCGCTGGATTGCCCCTGAGGGGGCGAGCCTGCGCATCGAGCAGATTCGCGAGCTGAAGCGCGAGGCGGCGTACGGAACGCTGGAGGCGCGGCAGAAGGTGGTGGTGGTGGAGCGGGCGGACGCGTTGACCGTTCAGGCGGCCAACAGCCTGCTGAAGGTTCTGGAAGAGCCGCCGGTTCCGACCGTGTTCGTGCTGCTCGCCGAAAACGCCCACGCCGTTCTCCCGACGATTCGCTCCCGCTGCCAGTTGATCTCTTTCCCGCCGCTGGATGCCGAGTGGGTGGCGGCACGCTTGACGGACGAGGGATTTCCGGCGGCCCAGGCCCGATTGGCCGCGCACCTGGCCCCGGGACTGGATGAGGCGCGCAAGATCTGCCAATCGGAAGGGTTTGCGCCCCTAAAAACCCTAGTGATACAATGGACCCAGGACCTCCTGCAGCACGGGGCATCCAGCCTGCTCGCGCTGCAGGACAAGCTGTTTGCGCGGAATCCGGAGCGCGAAGAGGTCCTGCTCTGGTGCGATCTTCTCCTGTTGTGGTACCGAGACGTGTTGCACGTTCAGCTCGGGCGGCGCGAGCATCTCGCGTATGCCGAGCGCCGTGACGAGCTGGAGCGCCAGGCTGCCAAGTGGTCGCAAGCGGGCGTTCTGCAGGCCATCGACGCCGTTGTTGCGGCGCGGAAACGGCTTGCCCTGCCGACAAACGCCCAGCTTGTCTTGGAACAGCTGGCGATTCGTTTATTGGAGGGAATCCGATGTGCTTGAGGTGGTAGGCGTCCGCTTCAAAAAGGCGGGGAAAATCTATTACTTTGACCCCGGCGATCTGCCCGTGCGGCTTGGCGATCCCGTGCTGGTCGAGACGGCGCGGGGGATTGAGTACGGGTGGGTCGTGATCGAGCGCCGGCAGGTGGACGAGCAAGACGTCGTCCTGCCGCTGAAAAACGTGCTCCGCATTGCCGACGAGCAGGACGCCGCCCAGATGGAGCGAAACTGGGAAGATGCGAAACGGGCGTACGCGATTTGCAAGCAGAAAATCGCCGAACATGGCCTGCCGATGAAGCTGGTCGACGCGGAATACACCTTTGATCGCAACA is a window from the Calditerricola satsumensis genome containing:
- a CDS encoding glycosyltransferase family 2 protein — translated: MRCVVIIPAYNEEAAVGDVIRRVPRVIDDAVRVSILVIDDGSTDGTAAVAKAAGADEVISFSANRGLGAAIREGLRLAHARGADVAVMIDADGEYPPEAIPELVRPILRGEADYVLGSRFKGTIRGMRLSRRIGNWAFTLLQALLLRRWIWDGQTGMRAFSREALGDVEIVHDYNYAQVMTLNLVRKGYRLLEVPIAYRVRTTGTSFIRYGEYLRRVLPAMWKELRRPVQRRSARPHPEGAARNGIEPREAAGDARRVV
- a CDS encoding sigma factor G inhibitor Gin, with the protein product MSRDRNPCIVCGLVHPEGITVWRAFICRRCEREMVRTDVHDERYRYFVQRMRRILWKKDA
- a CDS encoding alkaline phosphatase family protein produces the protein MKAASAFEVVAARAWNVLNEGKPFTPVFVAALWLVWHAPAWDSLTFWKAVLGVAVAVAPLAAAVVWWDFPLHLRAFLLLPLAVSLWVYPLPPLGLVLAALGAYGFFTVFFWGTLYYRLRIGTPWTNFTRFWKLVLKNSDSTSGNAREQIPKVLLLLVASEGAYAVLAGSGSPLWDGRTFWALHAAFTGLYALYAWAVHRRLFTWKPAEYPRYTEMPDAVPPAVDRVYVVVIDGCRKDRLAEAHTPFLDRLAAEGTVYEAMETVYPARTVVCFSSMLTGTYPAEHGIHSNLVWRLGVRCESIFDSLRKADKRGVLVGIAHLIDAFGDDVASVTAVMPNDEADGRIMARARQIVTEEDPDLLVVQLIAVDQTGHSRGPLYDEYRQKIEEADAHIAAFYEWLRERGKLDRAVFIVCADHGQSDGIGGHAHLAEGERFVPFLVHGTGVVRGKVVAEPRSLVSLAPTLAWLLRAPLPNRSRGPVLTEAFAVQSGERVRPNGSVASERRTGT
- a CDS encoding cyclic-di-AMP receptor, with the translated sequence MKLVVAVVQDKDSHALAQALIAKGYRATKLASTGGFLRSGNTTFLIGVDDAHVDAVLALIEETCRRRTQLAPPSAMSGETESFAPYPVEVPVGGATVFVLPVDRFVHL
- the holB gene encoding DNA polymerase III subunit delta', with amino-acid sequence MAWRDVSGQEPIATRLRAALRLGRVAHAYLFAGPRGVGKKRMARELAKALVCARGGDEACDACRECRRVEDGNHPDVRWIAPEGASLRIEQIRELKREAAYGTLEARQKVVVVERADALTVQAANSLLKVLEEPPVPTVFVLLAENAHAVLPTIRSRCQLISFPPLDAEWVAARLTDEGFPAAQARLAAHLAPGLDEARKICQSEGFAPLKTLVIQWTQDLLQHGASSLLALQDKLFARNPEREEVLLWCDLLLLWYRDVLHVQLGRREHLAYAERRDELERQAAKWSQAGVLQAIDAVVAARKRLALPTNAQLVLEQLAIRLLEGIRCA
- the tmk gene encoding dTMP kinase translates to MASGLFITFEGPDGAGKTTQLRRLASFLAPRLKRPVITTREPGGTRIGDAIRAILLDPAHVELCREAEVLLYAASRAQHVAERIRPALAAGAVVLCDRYVDASLAYQAAGLGVDPAVVAAINRFATGGLLPHRTYLLDIDPAEGLRRVRARRGQGADRIEQKALAYHQRVREAFLRLAANDPQRIRVLDASRPEEEIAREIAADCWALCRRLQLETGGSKDEAGCGGGPGQG
- a CDS encoding YaaR family protein; protein product: MKIDHLGPLRPSAALKPAARASSGSSFADVLDDERRRLAKAAYAQLLGDIERQGQKLAHTRSARDLLAYKALIQRFVREVVDRALAFEARHGQDRRRRPRVYKLLRVLDEKLLELSQAVLAKETPRVELLARIGEIHGLLVNLCV
- a CDS encoding aminotransferase class I/II-fold pyridoxal phosphate-dependent enzyme codes for the protein MASDRHARAPLFEALVRHAQAARGWFHVPGHRGGPGFDPRARHWFAPLLRLDVTELPGLDDLHQPEGVIADAQTLAAEAFGAEETFFLVGGSTVGNLAMVWATCRSGDKILIQRNSHKSVFHAVRLAGAIPVLLAPRYAARWDVPVGVDADLLDRALREHPDAKAVLVTNPTYYGMAVDLAPLAAVAHARGVPLLVDEAHGAHFAFTPGAPPTALASGADAVVQSAHKTLGAMTMGAYLHVQGNRVDRRRLREALRMLQTSSPSYPVLASLDLARRHAVRHGHAAFARAAELARRLRERVNRLEGLSAPDPARPEPDWAALDPLKVLVHLEPKLRRAGGTGYAVADHLARAGVYVELADPVNVLLLLTAGTETAEVERVEQALAAWAQALLSRAPADGRSDALDRLPPPVYPPVSVVSAPPEGAQPMAVPLEAALGLVSAEMIVPYPPGVPAVLPGERFGAETVAYLRAVRDGGGRVQGAADPTLATVRVWPNA